The following DNA comes from Ignavibacteria bacterium.
TCAAGAATGGGTGAGTGAAGAAAATGATATTTATGACGAACTTTTTAAAAATGGTTTTTCAGAAATTGATATAAACCAACTAACGATACAATAGAAATGCAAAAAAAATATTTTACAAAATCCGGCACGATATCTAAACGTGCGATTCGTGAAATTGCAAAACGCATTGCAGAAAATTTTGATGTGGAAAAAATTCTGTTGTTTGGTTCGTACGCGTACGGAAATCCAACAGAAGGAAGCGACGTAGATTTTTTAGTAGTGATGTATCACAACAAATTGAATA
Coding sequences within:
- a CDS encoding nucleotidyltransferase domain-containing protein, encoding MQKKYFTKSGTISKRAIREIAKRIAENFDVEKILLFGSYAYGNPTEGSDVDFLVVMYHNKLNNRKQMFEICETLYPKPFPIDIIVRTPKDIETRIPQGDWFLKDAYTKGITLYERIS